One Vicia villosa cultivar HV-30 ecotype Madison, WI linkage group LG5, Vvil1.0, whole genome shotgun sequence genomic window, TGAACTGAGTTACCAattttcttgtgttctttattatCTTGTCTATAATTATGCGTTGTTGTCATACTGTGCTAAATTTGGTTTAACTAGTTGGACAAGTTGTCTCAGGCATCTATCCCCTAAAGAACAGAATTTCAAATATCTTGGGATCTTTTGCATTTGAGTATTCTATTTGTGATCCATCCTCAAAGTGATGTTTGATTATCCGATTTACTTGACTTATTCATTGTCATTTCTTTTATATCAATTGTTGACTTTCCTGAATTTTTTCCTTCAAGAATTTTGTCGTCCCTCATTTGCAAGATACTCAATTAAGTTGATCCAAATTATGTACACCCTCCGGtcacatttataagcaaaaaaaatgatttttacgattattaagaaattcaattaagtgtagttaactttttagattttggagaaaacattgattaaatttactataatatcctctttattaaatttaatgaagTATTGGAAAATGAAATATAGGGGTATCTTAGGAATTACAGCATTAAATGATTTAGTAATAATtcatttttgcttataatagtgaccaatAATTAGAccatttttttttgcttataatagtgaccggaGGGTGTAGTTGTCCCTAGTTATGTCTAAGATTTTGAATTGATATTTAATGTTGGACATAATTATATCTAAAATACACGAACATAATCAACAACTAAtgcataaactaaaaaaaaattatcatcaATAACGATTACAAAATCAtgatcatattttatttaaaatcaataAATCAATGTAAGACTAATAATGATAATATCATTAATGCTACGCAATCTTTACTTATTTCTTCATGGTTGATAATACCGATAAAATGATAATATCATTAATGCTACGCAATCTTTACTTATTTCTTCATGGTTGATAATACCGATAAGAAACAAAATAATAACAAATAGATTGATGAAAGCATgaaaaatatatgaataaatattttaaaatataaataaaaataatagttatttttttaatttaactatttACTTATTATTCTGGACACTCTTTTTttcaatatattaataaaattaatattaataaaattacaaTGTGTTGGAGTAATATTATTATGTTCTTTTATCCTTGTGGAAAAatcttaaaatttaaaaagaagaTAACATTATTTTtcttatctatcatataagaaaattaggtGTTCTTAAAAACCCCTAATTACCCTTTTTAATTCTTAATCACCCACGTGGCATACTTTACCATTAACCATTCCATTTGATTGTTTTAAAAGTGATAACTTCCTATTAATAAATTACAATTATTTCCAAATAATAAATTGCCATTATTTAAAacctaataattaatataaaattggtCTGCTCCTTCATTCCTCATTCAACCTAAAACCGTCTCTCACCATCACTACCACGATCCTCACTACTTGTCAGTTTCCCATCTATGTTCTACCATGTATGTTTTGAGAtattacaacttccaaattctTAGACACTATAAATACACTGAAGAAATCTTCCGGGTAAACTCTTTCTTAGGCACATCTATTTTTCCGTCATGGCCAGACCTTTAGAGAGAATCGCCGATATCAACGACAAGAAGGAGCTATGGAAGGTTGCTGTCAGGGTGCACCACAAATGGATGGTTGTCTCCAACAACAAAGAGCACTTTGAGATGATATTCATAGACAAAGAGGTAGATTTCGTAACTCAATTTGCTTATGTTTGTTTGATTTGCGACTTGTGCTTCTTTATGTTATAAGGAGTTCTCGATTGCAGACTGTTTGAAAACCGTTTTATTAACATTGGTTTTTATAATTTTGTCATTTGACATTTCTATGCCTCGCAGGGGGATGATATACATGCTGTGGTGACAACAACCCATATGGCTGCGTTCTATGACAAAATAGCACAGGACCATACTTACACGGTGTCGAACTTCAAAGTTCAGCCAAATGTGTCGACTTTCAAACCATCGTCGCACAAGTTTATGGTGAAGTTTACCGGAGGAACATCCGTTGGTGATGACGATAAACACGAAATACCACCCAAACCACTGAAATTTACAAGTTTTTCTGATATCATCACTGGCAGGTTTAAAAAAGATGTACTGATAGGTAACAGATCTATGTTAGTATTTTGTTTCTGTTTTGCTTATGTAAATAACTGTGGCTGATGtgttattttattattcaatccctttttttctttttggcagACATCATAGGAATGGTGGATAGCATTGGATTTTCGGTGGCACAATCAGGGGCTAAAAAACAACAAGTTAATTTAGTGCTACGTGACCACAGGTGCATATACTTTCCCAATAAAAATCTGATTTGATTGTAAATTTACTTCATGTTTCATAACTTAATATCATGTACTCTTTTTCTAGCAACAACACCTTGAACTGCACTCTTTGGGAGTCCTATGCTGACCAATTCATCAAGTTCAATCAGGATCGGGTGAATGCGTCTGCACCAACTGTGGTCCTGCTTCAATATGCAAAAGTCAAGGAAGAGGGTTAGTTGGTTTGTGTTGTATTTAATAGTGCGACACTTTTAACTACTCACACGTATCTGTCGCTTGATTAATGTAGGGAAGTTTCCACTGTCCGTCACAAACACTTACAACGTTACGATGCTCTACCTGGATGCTGATTTTCTTCCAATCAAAGAGTTTATAGACAAGTATGTTATGCTATTTTATAAGTATTGTTTACATTTCTCTGGTAGTTATATGATTGTTTCATGTATACGTTTATTAATAGAATCAAAATTGTGCAGCATCCCTAAAGATTTGGTGGTTAGTGTGTCTGGACAACTAAGTTGTAATTCTCAGCTTACCTCACAAGGCTCCGAAAATACTCAACAAACTCCTGTTCAGAAGTTACTATCTAAGGCCGTTGTTATGCCTCTCACTGAGATTACCAAACTTACTGACGTATGGACTACTTTTACCTATAACTTTTACTTTCTATTTCCTAATTGTGTTGCCTGTGGTTTTTACATCATTTACATTTTATGCTATTTTCGGTTGATGCAGATCACATTTTGCGCTACTGTTGCCGAAACTAAAATTTTAGTAGCATCTCCATTTGGCTGGTATTATCGAGCCTGTCATTTATGCCCAAGGGTTGCACGCGGTGACAAACCTCCATTTCTTTGTGAAGCTGGTCATTCCACCGAAGCTGAGATATTTAGGTATGGTTGGTTATGATTTGTTGTCCAAAAACGTCTCTGAaaagtatattttttatatttacgaCCCATCCTATTTCTTACGACCATTATTCCCTATATCGTAGGTATAAGATAGAAATTGAAGTTTGCTACTCAGGGAAAAGTTGTAACTTTGTTTTCTGGGACAGAGAATGTGCACAGATTTTGGATTTATCTGCTGCTCAGATGCGCGACACCATGATTCAGGTTTGTTATTTATTTCAACATCAACATATTAACAACGTCGAACAGTACCCTCATATTAATTGTGTTGTTTCCTTCTTTAGGCTGGAATTCATGATCCATTAGAATTTCCACTGGCACTCGATGCGATGTTGAATTTGGAGATGGCATTTAAAGTTAAGTGGCATCCGCGTTGGAAAAATTGCTCTGTTGTCATGATCCTAAGAGATGACCCCTTCATCAAACAACTTAAGGCCCCTTGGGAACTTCCCCTGCAGGTGTAATTCATAAGTACACACttagtattttattatttcttaattttttgtTACGAAGATTGTACTGATCCTACTTTGATCACAACAAGAAGGCAGCTGGAAATGTCCCGTCTAAAACATCGGAGTTGCTGCAGGTTTTTTCCTCGCTCCACAATTTACATAGTCTTTTACTTTTATTCGGTTGTTTTGTAAGGGTATAAATTGCACAATGAAAATTTTGTTAATTATCTTTAGATTAAAGAGAGTGTTGATGAGGCGAGGACTGAAGCCCCTGAAGAATGTGATTTGGTTACGGTAACCTTCGATGCCCTTGCACCGTATGAATTTAATGAGTTACTGTAACAATAAATAATGTTGCATGTATTGTTAAACTTGACTATACTTGATTATGTAACAGGATCTTGAGATTACGTCGAAGCATAACCCTGATCCGATAACACCCACGTCTAAAAGACAGCTTCCAGATGGATCAAGTGAATCAACAACTTTTGAAGGATTGTCTGAAGGAGAACTCTCATCGAACAAGCTTAAGAAGATCATCAAAATGGAGAAGAAAGATTAGTTGTAGCTATACTTTGTTTATCGTCTTGAATCCTAATCTGTTTGTTTCATTGTTGCATTTTACTTTTTAATCGACTATAACTACTTTAGCATTTGCGGTTGAAGTTTATCAATATGCATTATTTATTCATAATGGATTATGTTTTTTTAATGCTAAAGCCAACTTTATATTACAATACATGCTAATACAAACATCGGCATACATGCTACTAAACAAAAGCAACAAAGAACGGAATACTGGGATGTGCTAGAACTGGAACAATACCATTTGGCACAtgacaaataaattaaaaacggCAACAGGAAAGTTCCACCGAATACTGGCATGTGCTGGAACAACAACATTCTTAATATTTTACATATTTAATCGAATTATTATTGTGTATGGCCTAATAGTCACATGCATctatgttttggttt contains:
- the LOC131603397 gene encoding uncharacterized protein LOC131603397 isoform X1 yields the protein MARPLERIADINDKKELWKVAVRVHHKWMVVSNNKEHFEMIFIDKEGDDIHAVVTTTHMAAFYDKIAQDHTYTVSNFKVQPNVSTFKPSSHKFMVKFTGGTSVGDDDKHEIPPKPLKFTSFSDIITGRFKKDVLIDIIGMVDSIGFSVAQSGAKKQQVNLVLRDHSNNTLNCTLWESYADQFIKFNQDRVNASAPTVVLLQYAKVKEEGKFPLSVTNTYNVTMLYLDADFLPIKEFIDNIPKDLVVSVSGQLSCNSQLTSQGSENTQQTPVQKLLSKAVVMPLTEITKLTDITFCATVAETKILVASPFGWYYRACHLCPRVARGDKPPFLCEAGHSTEAEIFRYKIEIEVCYSGKSCNFVFWDRECAQILDLSAAQMRDTMIQAGIHDPLEFPLALDAMLNLEMAFKVKWHPRWKNCSVVMILRDDPFIKQLKAPWELPLQKAAGNVPSKTSELLQIKESVDEARTEAPEECDLVTDLEITSKHNPDPITPTSKRQLPDGSSESTTFEGLSEGELSSNKLKKIIKMEKKD
- the LOC131603397 gene encoding uncharacterized protein LOC131603397 isoform X2, with amino-acid sequence MARPLERIADINDKKELWKVAVRVHHKWMVVSNNKEHFEMIFIDKEGDDIHAVVTTTHMAAFYDKIAQDHTYTVSNFKVQPNVSTFKPSSHKFMVKFTGGTSVGDDDKHEIPPKPLKFTSFSDIITGRFKKDVLIDIIGMVDSIGFSVAQSGAKKQQVNLVLRDHSNNTLNCTLWESYADQFIKFNQDRVNASAPTVVLLQYAKVKEEGKFPLSVTNTYNVTMLYLDADFLPIKEFIDNIPKDLVVSVSGQLSCNSQLTSQGSENTQQTPVQKLLSKAVVMPLTEITKLTDITFCATVAETKILVASPFGWYYRACHLCPRVARGDKPPFLCEAGHSTEAEIFRYKIEIEVCYSGKSCNFVFWDRECAQILDLSAAQMRDTMIQAGIHDPLEFPLALDAMLNLEMAFKVKWHPRWKNCSVVMILRDDPFIKQLKAPWELPLQAAGNVPSKTSELLQIKESVDEARTEAPEECDLVTDLEITSKHNPDPITPTSKRQLPDGSSESTTFEGLSEGELSSNKLKKIIKMEKKD